The Pyrus communis chromosome 2, drPyrComm1.1, whole genome shotgun sequence genome includes a window with the following:
- the LOC137726090 gene encoding GDSL esterase/lipase At5g45920 yields MRPKIYLFGDSISEESFGDGGWGASLAHHFSRTVDVVLRGYSGYNTRWALKVLERVFPGGGVEGGEEEPPLAITVFFGANDACLPDRCSAFQHVPLDEYKQNLLSIVSFLKKRWPSTHILLITPPPIDEDGRLRFPYIDNPLNQPERTNKAAGAYSEACISVARESGIPVIDLWTKMQQFPDWEKAFLRDGLHLSPRGNRVVFDEVVLKLKDEGLSLETLPVDLPLIEDIDTKDPLKAFQI; encoded by the exons ATGAGGCCAAAGATTTACCTTTTCGGCGACTCCATCAGCGAGGAGTCCTTCGGAGACGGCGGCTGGGGGGCCTCTCTCGCCCACCACTTTTCCCGCACG GTGGACGTGGTGCTGAGAGGGTACAGTGGATACAACACCAGGTGGGCCTTGAAAGTTTTGGAGAGGGTGTTTCCGGGTGGCGGTGTTGAAGGAGGTGAGGAGGAGCCGCCGCTTGCTATCACCGTTTTCTTTGGCGCGAATGACGCTTGCCTTCCTGACAGATGCTCTGCTTTTCAACACGTGCCTCTCGACGAGTACAAGCAGAATCTCCTCTCGATTGTCTCATTTCTCAAG AAGCGATGGCCTTCAACTCACATTCTCCTTATCACCCCTCCTCCAATCGATGAAGATGGGCGCCTCCG ATTTCCCTATATTGATAATCCATTGAATCAGCCTGAGAGGACAAATAAAGCTGCTGGGGCTTATTCAGAAGCATGTATTTCTGTAGCTCGAGAAAGTGGGATCCCTGTAATAGATCTCTGGACCAAAATGCAGCAGTTTCCTGACTGGGAAAAAGCTTTCCtgag GGACGGTTTGCACCTCAGCCCCCGGGGCAACAGGGTTGTGTTTGACGAGGTGGTCCTAAAGCTGAAGGATGAAGGCTTGAGTCTAGAAACATTGCCAGTTGATCTCCCGCTTATAGAGGACATCGACACTAAAGACCCTCTTAAGGCTTtccaaatttga